In Tachysurus fulvidraco isolate hzauxx_2018 chromosome 11, HZAU_PFXX_2.0, whole genome shotgun sequence, one DNA window encodes the following:
- the ptbp2b gene encoding polypyrimidine tract-binding protein 2b isoform X2, producing MDNPPSRVIHIRKLPNEVSETEVIALGLPFGKVTNILMLKGKNQAFLELGTEEAAITMVNYYTAVTPQVRNAPVCIQYSNHKELKTDSALNQRAQAVLQAVCAVQEGGSPSSDSAGESVLIPPPSPVLRIIIDNMFYPVTLDVLQQIFSKFGTVMKIITFTKNNQFQALLQFSDPVNAQQAKLSLDGQNIYNSCCTLRIDFSKLVNLNVKYNNDKSRDYTRPELPAADGQPFVDPTMAAALGKDSTSLLGSISPLSAAAAAAAAAGRVALSGHSAAGAVLLASNLNDEMVTPQSLFTLFGVYGDVQRVKILYNKKDSALIQMTDGNQAQLAMSHLNGQKMYGKIIRVTLSKHQTVQLPREGLDDQGLTKDFINSPLHRFKKPGSKNFQNIFPPSATLHLSNIPEKVDEEDLRLLFSNSGGTVKAFKFFQDRKMALLQMSTVEEAIQALIDLHSYDMGRGHRLRVSFSKSTI from the exons ATGGACAACCCGCCATCCAGAGTCATTCACATTCGCAAACTTCCAaatgaggtttctgagacagaaGTCATTGCCCTGGGCCTGCCCTTTGGGAAAGTCACCAATATACTGATGCTGAAAGGCAAAAATCAG GCATTTTTGGAGCTTGGGACGGAGGAAGCAGCGATCACCATGGTGAACTACTACACAGCAGTGACCCCTCAAGTGCGAAATGCTCCTGTGTGTATCCAGTACTCTAACCACAAAGAGCTCAAAACAGACAGTGCACTAAATCAG CGTGCCCAGGCCGTTCTACAAGCAGTGTGTGCTGTTCAGGAGGGAGGTTCTCCAAGTTCAGACTCTGCAGGAGAGAGCGTGTTAATACCACCGCCAAGTCCAGTCCTGCGCATCATCATCGATAACATGTTTTACCCAGTGACACTGGATGTCCTGCAGCAG ATCTTCTCCAAGTTTGGGACAGTGATGAAGATCATCACATTCACCAAAAATAATCAATTCCAAGCGCTGCTTCAATTCAGCGATCCTGTCAATGCTCAACAGGCCAAACTG TCTTTGGATGGACAGAACATCTATAACTCATGCTGCACGCTGCGCATTGACTTCTCCAAGCTGGTCAACTTGAATGTGAAGTACAACAATGATAAGAGTCGAGATTACACAAGACCCGAGCTGCCTGCAGCTGATGGACAGCCTTTTGTAGATCCGACGATGGCTGCTGCGCTTGGCAAGGACTCCACGTCCCTACTTG ggTCGATCAGTCCTTTGAGTGCAGCCGCGGCAGCGGCGGCAGCAGCCGGGCGAGTCGCTCTGTCAGGACACTCGGCGGCTGGTGCAGTTCTGCTGGCCAGCAATCTCAATGATGAG ATGGTTACGCCCCAAAGTCTCTTTACCCTCTTCG GTGTGTACGGGGATGTGCAACGAGTCAAGATCCTCTACAATAAGAAAGACAGCGCCCTCATCCAGATGACAGATGGAAATCAGGCACAGTTAG CCATGAGCCACCTGAATGGGCAGAAGATGTATGGAAAAATCATCCGTGTGACCCTTTCCAAACACCAGACTGTGCAGCTTCCTCGCGAAGGCTTGGATGATCAGGGCCTGACTAAAGACTTCATCAATTCGCCCCTGCACCGTTTCAAAAAGCCTGGCTCAAAGAATTTCCAGAACATCTTTCCTCCATCAGCAACACTCCATCTCTCCAACATCCC TGAGAAGGTGGATGAAGAGGACCTGAGACTTCTCTTCTCTAACTCTGGAGGCACCGTGAAGGCCTTCAAATTCTTTCA agATCGCAAGATGGCCCTGCTGCAGATGTCAACGGTGGAGGAGGCCATCCAAGCGCTGATCGACCTCCATAGCTATGATATGGGTCGTGGTCATCGCCTCCGAGTCTCCTTTTCAAAATCCACCATCTGA
- the ptbp2b gene encoding polypyrimidine tract-binding protein 2b isoform X1, whose amino-acid sequence MDGIASDVAVGVKRSSDDLLSGSLYSGPNTSVKANGSDSKKLRVEDGMDNPPSRVIHIRKLPNEVSETEVIALGLPFGKVTNILMLKGKNQAFLELGTEEAAITMVNYYTAVTPQVRNAPVCIQYSNHKELKTDSALNQRAQAVLQAVCAVQEGGSPSSDSAGESVLIPPPSPVLRIIIDNMFYPVTLDVLQQIFSKFGTVMKIITFTKNNQFQALLQFSDPVNAQQAKLSLDGQNIYNSCCTLRIDFSKLVNLNVKYNNDKSRDYTRPELPAADGQPFVDPTMAAALGKDSTSLLGSISPLSAAAAAAAAAGRVALSGHSAAGAVLLASNLNDEMVTPQSLFTLFGVYGDVQRVKILYNKKDSALIQMTDGNQAQLAMSHLNGQKMYGKIIRVTLSKHQTVQLPREGLDDQGLTKDFINSPLHRFKKPGSKNFQNIFPPSATLHLSNIPEKVDEEDLRLLFSNSGGTVKAFKFFQDRKMALLQMSTVEEAIQALIDLHSYDMGRGHRLRVSFSKSTI is encoded by the exons ATGGACGG CATCGCTAGTGATGTTGCAGTTGGTGTAAAG AGAAGTTCAGATGATTTGCTTTCTGGCAGTCTTTACAGTGGTCCAAACACTTCAGTTAAGG CTAATGGAAGCGACAGCAAAAAACTGAGAGTGGAGGACGGCATGGACAACCCGCCATCCAGAGTCATTCACATTCGCAAACTTCCAaatgaggtttctgagacagaaGTCATTGCCCTGGGCCTGCCCTTTGGGAAAGTCACCAATATACTGATGCTGAAAGGCAAAAATCAG GCATTTTTGGAGCTTGGGACGGAGGAAGCAGCGATCACCATGGTGAACTACTACACAGCAGTGACCCCTCAAGTGCGAAATGCTCCTGTGTGTATCCAGTACTCTAACCACAAAGAGCTCAAAACAGACAGTGCACTAAATCAG CGTGCCCAGGCCGTTCTACAAGCAGTGTGTGCTGTTCAGGAGGGAGGTTCTCCAAGTTCAGACTCTGCAGGAGAGAGCGTGTTAATACCACCGCCAAGTCCAGTCCTGCGCATCATCATCGATAACATGTTTTACCCAGTGACACTGGATGTCCTGCAGCAG ATCTTCTCCAAGTTTGGGACAGTGATGAAGATCATCACATTCACCAAAAATAATCAATTCCAAGCGCTGCTTCAATTCAGCGATCCTGTCAATGCTCAACAGGCCAAACTG TCTTTGGATGGACAGAACATCTATAACTCATGCTGCACGCTGCGCATTGACTTCTCCAAGCTGGTCAACTTGAATGTGAAGTACAACAATGATAAGAGTCGAGATTACACAAGACCCGAGCTGCCTGCAGCTGATGGACAGCCTTTTGTAGATCCGACGATGGCTGCTGCGCTTGGCAAGGACTCCACGTCCCTACTTG ggTCGATCAGTCCTTTGAGTGCAGCCGCGGCAGCGGCGGCAGCAGCCGGGCGAGTCGCTCTGTCAGGACACTCGGCGGCTGGTGCAGTTCTGCTGGCCAGCAATCTCAATGATGAG ATGGTTACGCCCCAAAGTCTCTTTACCCTCTTCG GTGTGTACGGGGATGTGCAACGAGTCAAGATCCTCTACAATAAGAAAGACAGCGCCCTCATCCAGATGACAGATGGAAATCAGGCACAGTTAG CCATGAGCCACCTGAATGGGCAGAAGATGTATGGAAAAATCATCCGTGTGACCCTTTCCAAACACCAGACTGTGCAGCTTCCTCGCGAAGGCTTGGATGATCAGGGCCTGACTAAAGACTTCATCAATTCGCCCCTGCACCGTTTCAAAAAGCCTGGCTCAAAGAATTTCCAGAACATCTTTCCTCCATCAGCAACACTCCATCTCTCCAACATCCC TGAGAAGGTGGATGAAGAGGACCTGAGACTTCTCTTCTCTAACTCTGGAGGCACCGTGAAGGCCTTCAAATTCTTTCA agATCGCAAGATGGCCCTGCTGCAGATGTCAACGGTGGAGGAGGCCATCCAAGCGCTGATCGACCTCCATAGCTATGATATGGGTCGTGGTCATCGCCTCCGAGTCTCCTTTTCAAAATCCACCATCTGA